A single window of Sphaerodactylus townsendi isolate TG3544 linkage group LG03, MPM_Stown_v2.3, whole genome shotgun sequence DNA harbors:
- the LOC125429392 gene encoding volume-regulated anion channel subunit LRRC8D-like, translating into MFTLTEVTFFNVSRFQTLKPWWDVLMDFFVLLMLMVSLLSGTLLISVDQMTCLPLNNKPNETIAPLTIPETTDHATSGEFSAVNSGRSVNLDYQQYLYISHICYQKALPWFSKYFPYLTLINSLLLMASNNFWFRYPKTSSKIEHFLSILRKCFESPWTTKALSEMASQQFLGLSKPFDIGMCQEQFISPSFSPILDWKDREQARALFEKICRFRTHTESANLIYMVYTGQTIFKVAEILTVLCYTSIFVGAVSFKHICWPETENLTGYSTFLCTHSLAFILQKLMATYLFLVVLYGVVGTCPLLWLMLQPLQKYSFKQVQEKRDICNIPDVYNDFAFLLHMADQCDQLYSWRFTIFLSAIRESGLLNCSLDDKLQQQT; encoded by the coding sequence ATGTTTACCTTGACAGAAGTGACCTTCTTCAATGTCAGCCGGTTCCAGACTCTAAAGCCTTGGTGGGATGTCCTAATGGACTTCTTTGTGCTACTGATGTTGATGGTCTCTCTTCTCTCAGGCACTCTGTTAATATCTGTTGATCAGATGACCTGCTTGCCACTGAATAACAAGCCAAATGAAACCATCGCTCCTCTGACTATCCCTGAAACTACAGATCATGCTACCAGTGGTGAATTTTCTGCCGTAAACAGTGGCCGCTCAGTCAACCTTGACTACCAGCAGTATTTGTACATTAGTCATATCTGCTATCAGAAAGCATTGCCTTGGTTCTCCAAGTATTTTCCTTACCTGACACTTATCAACTCACTGCTCTTAATGGCAAGTAATAACTTCTGGTTCAGGTATCCTAAAACCTCATCAAAGATTGAACACTTCTTGTCCATCCTCAGGAAATGCTTTGagtcaccttggactactaaagcTCTCTCAGAAATGGCCAGCCAGCAATTCCTTGGCCTGTCGAAACCCTTTGATATTGGGATGTGTCAAGAACAATTCATTTCTCCTTCATTCTCTCCTATTCTAGACTGGAAGGACAGAGAACAGGCACGGGCACTCTTTGAAAAAATATGCAGATTTAGGACACATACTGAAAGTGCTAACTTGATTTACATGGTCTATACTGGACAGACAATTTTCAAAGTTGCAGAGATCCTAACTGTGCTGTGCTATACCTCCATCTTTGTAGGTGCCGTCTCATTCAAGCATATTTGCTGGCCAGAAACAGAAAACCTCACTGGCTACTCTACTTTTCTCTGTACCCACAGCTTGGCTTTTATTCTGCAAAAGCTGATGGCTACTTACCTATTCTTGGTAGTCCTCTATGGAGTGGTGGGAACTTGCCCACTTTTGTGGCTAATGTTGCAGCCACTGCAGAAGTATTCCTTTAAACAAGTGCAAGAGAAGAGAGATATTTGTAACATTCCAGATGTGTATAATGATTTTGCTTTCTTGCTTCATATGGCTGATCAGTGTGACCAATTGTATTCATGGCGGTTTACTATCTTTCTCTCTGCTATAAGAGAGAGTGGCCTGCTGAATTGTAGTCTTGACGATAAGTTGCAGCAGCAGACATAG
- the LOC125430312 gene encoding volume-regulated anion channel subunit LRRC8E-like isoform X2, translating into MVAPASGMIPVAEFKQFTDQQPAFKVLKPWWDVLAEYITIAMLMIGVFGCTLQVTQDKIICLPNHVPSGTPFADATCEDFTKIINASETTESPTYKEMSGLQNNLDLQQYNYINQMCYETALHWYAKYFPYLVVIHTLIFMVCASFWFKFPGTSSKIEHFISILSKCFDSPWTTRAISEVSVENQDSASPAKRDRRRKSSAPSESVEFNPVSGSIIDKKVAESSTPISLLDKKEGEQAKALFEKVKKFRLHVEKGDILYTMYIRQTILKVCKFLIITAYNAALVHNISFIVPCSIKMEDMTGYDHFCCNHTKAHLFSKLAICYICFLGLYGMTCLYTLYWLFHRPLKEYSFKYAREETGISDIPDVKNDFAFMLHLIDQYDSLYSKRFAVFLSEVSECKLTQLNLNHEWMVEKLRQKLQKNPHGRLELHLFMLPGLPDTVFELTEVESLKLELLKDVTFPTSVTQLVNLQELSLINCPVKLPFTGLIFLREQLKVMNVKFDEIKDIPLWTYNLRSLEELHISGLFSQELGRTGTLENLRELKNLKTLMLHSNISKLPPSVTDVASHLQKLIIRNDGTKLVTLNNLKKLFSVQEVQLINCNLERIPHAVFSLVNLQELDLKDNQLHSIEEIISFQHCRKLTSLKLWCNHITTIPDHIRKLKTLERLDLSHNNIENLPNQLFQCNKLRYLDLSNNNIRVIPPGMGALYNLQHFAISHNSLEALPDELFFCKKLKTLKAGYNKLHRLSQRVGSLVLLTTLELKGNQLEFLPREIGMCRALKRSGLEIESTVYESLPLEIREKLEEE; encoded by the exons ATGGTGGCACCTGCCTCGGG CATGATCCCGGTAGCTGAATTCAAGCAATTCACAGACCAGCAGCCTGCTTTCAAAGTTCTCAAGCCCTGGTGGGATGTTCTGGCTGAATACATCACAATTGCCATGCTGATGATAGGTGTTTTTGGCTGTACTCTGCAA GTAACACAAGACAAGATTATTTGTCTTCCAAACCATGTCCCTAGTGGTACACCCTTTGCTGATGCCACTTGTGAAGATTTCACCAAGATAATAAACGCTTCCGAGACAACTGAGTCCCCCACCTATAAGGAAATGAGTGGATTACAAAACAACCTGGACCTACAACAATATAACTACATCAATCAGATGTGCTATGAGACAGCCCTCCATTGGTATGCCAAATACTTTCCCTACCTGGTCGTCATCCACACCCTCATCTTTATGGTGTGTGCTTCtttttggttcaaatttcctggtACCAGTTCCAAGATTGAACACTTCATCTCCATCCTGAGCAAGTGCTTTGATTCACCTTGGACTACTAGGGCCATCTCAGAAGTCTCTGTGGAAAACCAGGACAGTGCAAGCCCAGCAAAGAGGGATCGGAGAAGGAAAAGTAGTGCTCCCAGTGAATCTGTTGAGTTTAACCCCGTATCGGGATCCATTATAGATAAGAAGGTTGCAGAGTCCTCCACTCCCATTAGCCTCCTGGATAAAAAGGAAGGGGAACAGGCCAAGGCTCTCTTTGAAAAAGTGAAGAAGTTCCGGCTCCATGTGGAAAAGGGAGACATCCTTTATACCATGTACATTCGCCAAACCATTCTCAAAGTCTGCAAGTTCTTAATCATCACTGCCTACAATGCTGCACTAGTTCACAATATTAGCTTTATAGTGCCATGCAGTATCAAGATGGAAGACATGACAGGCTATGACCATTTCTGCTGTAATCACACCAAAGCACATCTGTTCTCTAAGCTAGCCATCTGCTACATCTGCTTTCTTGGATTATATGGCATGACCTGTCTCTATACTCTTTACTGGCTGTTCCATCGGCCACTTAAAGAGTATTCCTTCAAGTATGCACGTGAGGAGACTGGCATCAGTGACATTCCTGATGTCAAGAATGACTTTGCTTTCATGCTCCATCTTATAGACCAGTATGATTCCCTTTACTCCAAGCGGTTTGCTGTTTTCCTCTCAGAAGTCAGCGAATGCAAGCTCACACAGCTCAACCTCAACCATGAGTGGATGGTAGAGAAACTACGGCAGAAGTTGCAGAAGAATCCTCATGGCCGGTTGGAACTTCACCTCTTCATGCTACCTGGGTTACCTGACACTGTCTTTGAACTGACAGAGGTGGAGTCTCTGAAACTGGAGCTCCTCAAAGATGTTACATTCCCAACATCAGTAACTCAGTTGGTCAATCTTCAAGAGCTTTCACTGATCAACTGTCCTGTGAAACTGCCTTTTACTGGTCTTATATTCCTCCGTGAACAGTTGAAGGTTATGAATGTAAAGTTTGATGAGATCAAAGATATACCACTGTGGACTTACAACTTGAGAAGTCTGGAAGAGTTACACATCTCAGGGCTTTTCAGCCAGGAGCTAGGCCGGACAGGAACTCTGGAAAACCTGCGTGAGCTAAAGAACCTGAAGACTCTAATGCTGCATAGCAACATTTCAAAATTGCCCCCCAGTGTGACTGATGTTGCCAGTCATCTGCAGAAGCTAATAATCCGTAATGATGGGACTAAACTAGTGACTCTCAATAATCTGAAGAAGCTCTTCTCTGTGCAAGAAGTACAGCTGATCAACTGCAATCTGGAACGCATCCCCCATGCCGTCTTCAGCCTAGTGAATCTGCAGGAGTTGGATCTTAAAGACAACCAACTACATTCCATTGAGGAGATCATCAGTTTCCAGCACTGCCGCAAGCTAACATCTCTCAAACTTTGGTGCAACCACATCACCACCATCCCTGATCATATTCGCAAACTCAAGACTTTAGAGCGCCTTGACCTCAGCCATAACAACATTGAGAACCTCCCTAACCAACTATTCCAGTGCAATAAACTGCGTTATCTGGATCTTTCCAACAATAACATCCGGGTCATCCCTCCTGGGATGGGAGCCCTATATAACCTtcagcattttgccatttctcacAATTCCTTGGAGGCACTGCCTGATGAACTCTTTTTCTGCAAGAAACTCAAGACTCTCAAAGCAGGATACAACAAACTGCACCGCCTCTCTCAACGTGTGGGCAGTCTGGTTTTGCTGACCACACTAGAGCTGAAAGGGAACCAACTTGAATTCCTGCCCCGGGAAATTGGCATGTGCCGTGCCCTCAAACGTTCTGGTCTGGAGATAGAAAGCACAGTCTACGAGTCATTGCCTTTAGAAATCAGAGAGAAGTTGGAGGAGGAATGA
- the LOC125430312 gene encoding volume-regulated anion channel subunit LRRC8E-like isoform X3, which translates to MIPVAEFKQFTDQQPAFKVLKPWWDVLAEYITIAMLMIGVFGCTLQVTQDKIICLPNHVPSGTPFADATCEDFTKIINASETTESPTYKEMSGLQNNLDLQQYNYINQMCYETALHWYAKYFPYLVVIHTLIFMVCASFWFKFPGTSSKIEHFISILSKCFDSPWTTRAISEVSVENQDSASPAKRDRRRKSSAPSESVEFNPVSGSIIDKKVAESSTPISLLDKKEGEQAKALFEKVKKFRLHVEKGDILYTMYIRQTILKVCKFLIITAYNAALVHNISFIVPCSIKMEDMTGYDHFCCNHTKAHLFSKLAICYICFLGLYGMTCLYTLYWLFHRPLKEYSFKYAREETGISDIPDVKNDFAFMLHLIDQYDSLYSKRFAVFLSEVSECKLTQLNLNHEWMVEKLRQKLQKNPHGRLELHLFMLPGLPDTVFELTEVESLKLELLKDVTFPTSVTQLVNLQELSLINCPVKLPFTGLIFLREQLKVMNVKFDEIKDIPLWTYNLRSLEELHISGLFSQELGRTGTLENLRELKNLKTLMLHSNISKLPPSVTDVASHLQKLIIRNDGTKLVTLNNLKKLFSVQEVQLINCNLERIPHAVFSLVNLQELDLKDNQLHSIEEIISFQHCRKLTSLKLWCNHITTIPDHIRKLKTLERLDLSHNNIENLPNQLFQCNKLRYLDLSNNNIRVIPPGMGALYNLQHFAISHNSLEALPDELFFCKKLKTLKAGYNKLHRLSQRVGSLVLLTTLELKGNQLEFLPREIGMCRALKRSGLEIESTVYESLPLEIREKLEEE; encoded by the exons ATGATCCCGGTAGCTGAATTCAAGCAATTCACAGACCAGCAGCCTGCTTTCAAAGTTCTCAAGCCCTGGTGGGATGTTCTGGCTGAATACATCACAATTGCCATGCTGATGATAGGTGTTTTTGGCTGTACTCTGCAA GTAACACAAGACAAGATTATTTGTCTTCCAAACCATGTCCCTAGTGGTACACCCTTTGCTGATGCCACTTGTGAAGATTTCACCAAGATAATAAACGCTTCCGAGACAACTGAGTCCCCCACCTATAAGGAAATGAGTGGATTACAAAACAACCTGGACCTACAACAATATAACTACATCAATCAGATGTGCTATGAGACAGCCCTCCATTGGTATGCCAAATACTTTCCCTACCTGGTCGTCATCCACACCCTCATCTTTATGGTGTGTGCTTCtttttggttcaaatttcctggtACCAGTTCCAAGATTGAACACTTCATCTCCATCCTGAGCAAGTGCTTTGATTCACCTTGGACTACTAGGGCCATCTCAGAAGTCTCTGTGGAAAACCAGGACAGTGCAAGCCCAGCAAAGAGGGATCGGAGAAGGAAAAGTAGTGCTCCCAGTGAATCTGTTGAGTTTAACCCCGTATCGGGATCCATTATAGATAAGAAGGTTGCAGAGTCCTCCACTCCCATTAGCCTCCTGGATAAAAAGGAAGGGGAACAGGCCAAGGCTCTCTTTGAAAAAGTGAAGAAGTTCCGGCTCCATGTGGAAAAGGGAGACATCCTTTATACCATGTACATTCGCCAAACCATTCTCAAAGTCTGCAAGTTCTTAATCATCACTGCCTACAATGCTGCACTAGTTCACAATATTAGCTTTATAGTGCCATGCAGTATCAAGATGGAAGACATGACAGGCTATGACCATTTCTGCTGTAATCACACCAAAGCACATCTGTTCTCTAAGCTAGCCATCTGCTACATCTGCTTTCTTGGATTATATGGCATGACCTGTCTCTATACTCTTTACTGGCTGTTCCATCGGCCACTTAAAGAGTATTCCTTCAAGTATGCACGTGAGGAGACTGGCATCAGTGACATTCCTGATGTCAAGAATGACTTTGCTTTCATGCTCCATCTTATAGACCAGTATGATTCCCTTTACTCCAAGCGGTTTGCTGTTTTCCTCTCAGAAGTCAGCGAATGCAAGCTCACACAGCTCAACCTCAACCATGAGTGGATGGTAGAGAAACTACGGCAGAAGTTGCAGAAGAATCCTCATGGCCGGTTGGAACTTCACCTCTTCATGCTACCTGGGTTACCTGACACTGTCTTTGAACTGACAGAGGTGGAGTCTCTGAAACTGGAGCTCCTCAAAGATGTTACATTCCCAACATCAGTAACTCAGTTGGTCAATCTTCAAGAGCTTTCACTGATCAACTGTCCTGTGAAACTGCCTTTTACTGGTCTTATATTCCTCCGTGAACAGTTGAAGGTTATGAATGTAAAGTTTGATGAGATCAAAGATATACCACTGTGGACTTACAACTTGAGAAGTCTGGAAGAGTTACACATCTCAGGGCTTTTCAGCCAGGAGCTAGGCCGGACAGGAACTCTGGAAAACCTGCGTGAGCTAAAGAACCTGAAGACTCTAATGCTGCATAGCAACATTTCAAAATTGCCCCCCAGTGTGACTGATGTTGCCAGTCATCTGCAGAAGCTAATAATCCGTAATGATGGGACTAAACTAGTGACTCTCAATAATCTGAAGAAGCTCTTCTCTGTGCAAGAAGTACAGCTGATCAACTGCAATCTGGAACGCATCCCCCATGCCGTCTTCAGCCTAGTGAATCTGCAGGAGTTGGATCTTAAAGACAACCAACTACATTCCATTGAGGAGATCATCAGTTTCCAGCACTGCCGCAAGCTAACATCTCTCAAACTTTGGTGCAACCACATCACCACCATCCCTGATCATATTCGCAAACTCAAGACTTTAGAGCGCCTTGACCTCAGCCATAACAACATTGAGAACCTCCCTAACCAACTATTCCAGTGCAATAAACTGCGTTATCTGGATCTTTCCAACAATAACATCCGGGTCATCCCTCCTGGGATGGGAGCCCTATATAACCTtcagcattttgccatttctcacAATTCCTTGGAGGCACTGCCTGATGAACTCTTTTTCTGCAAGAAACTCAAGACTCTCAAAGCAGGATACAACAAACTGCACCGCCTCTCTCAACGTGTGGGCAGTCTGGTTTTGCTGACCACACTAGAGCTGAAAGGGAACCAACTTGAATTCCTGCCCCGGGAAATTGGCATGTGCCGTGCCCTCAAACGTTCTGGTCTGGAGATAGAAAGCACAGTCTACGAGTCATTGCCTTTAGAAATCAGAGAGAAGTTGGAGGAGGAATGA
- the LOC125430312 gene encoding volume-regulated anion channel subunit LRRC8E-like isoform X1 has translation MLTVARLNLASRENTLSSLGGWWHLPRGSMIPVAEFKQFTDQQPAFKVLKPWWDVLAEYITIAMLMIGVFGCTLQVTQDKIICLPNHVPSGTPFADATCEDFTKIINASETTESPTYKEMSGLQNNLDLQQYNYINQMCYETALHWYAKYFPYLVVIHTLIFMVCASFWFKFPGTSSKIEHFISILSKCFDSPWTTRAISEVSVENQDSASPAKRDRRRKSSAPSESVEFNPVSGSIIDKKVAESSTPISLLDKKEGEQAKALFEKVKKFRLHVEKGDILYTMYIRQTILKVCKFLIITAYNAALVHNISFIVPCSIKMEDMTGYDHFCCNHTKAHLFSKLAICYICFLGLYGMTCLYTLYWLFHRPLKEYSFKYAREETGISDIPDVKNDFAFMLHLIDQYDSLYSKRFAVFLSEVSECKLTQLNLNHEWMVEKLRQKLQKNPHGRLELHLFMLPGLPDTVFELTEVESLKLELLKDVTFPTSVTQLVNLQELSLINCPVKLPFTGLIFLREQLKVMNVKFDEIKDIPLWTYNLRSLEELHISGLFSQELGRTGTLENLRELKNLKTLMLHSNISKLPPSVTDVASHLQKLIIRNDGTKLVTLNNLKKLFSVQEVQLINCNLERIPHAVFSLVNLQELDLKDNQLHSIEEIISFQHCRKLTSLKLWCNHITTIPDHIRKLKTLERLDLSHNNIENLPNQLFQCNKLRYLDLSNNNIRVIPPGMGALYNLQHFAISHNSLEALPDELFFCKKLKTLKAGYNKLHRLSQRVGSLVLLTTLELKGNQLEFLPREIGMCRALKRSGLEIESTVYESLPLEIREKLEEE, from the exons ATGCTCACAGTGGCCCGTCTTAATCTTGCTTCACGCGAAAACACGCTCAGCAGCCTTGGCGGATGGTGGCACCTGCCTCGGG GCAGCATGATCCCGGTAGCTGAATTCAAGCAATTCACAGACCAGCAGCCTGCTTTCAAAGTTCTCAAGCCCTGGTGGGATGTTCTGGCTGAATACATCACAATTGCCATGCTGATGATAGGTGTTTTTGGCTGTACTCTGCAA GTAACACAAGACAAGATTATTTGTCTTCCAAACCATGTCCCTAGTGGTACACCCTTTGCTGATGCCACTTGTGAAGATTTCACCAAGATAATAAACGCTTCCGAGACAACTGAGTCCCCCACCTATAAGGAAATGAGTGGATTACAAAACAACCTGGACCTACAACAATATAACTACATCAATCAGATGTGCTATGAGACAGCCCTCCATTGGTATGCCAAATACTTTCCCTACCTGGTCGTCATCCACACCCTCATCTTTATGGTGTGTGCTTCtttttggttcaaatttcctggtACCAGTTCCAAGATTGAACACTTCATCTCCATCCTGAGCAAGTGCTTTGATTCACCTTGGACTACTAGGGCCATCTCAGAAGTCTCTGTGGAAAACCAGGACAGTGCAAGCCCAGCAAAGAGGGATCGGAGAAGGAAAAGTAGTGCTCCCAGTGAATCTGTTGAGTTTAACCCCGTATCGGGATCCATTATAGATAAGAAGGTTGCAGAGTCCTCCACTCCCATTAGCCTCCTGGATAAAAAGGAAGGGGAACAGGCCAAGGCTCTCTTTGAAAAAGTGAAGAAGTTCCGGCTCCATGTGGAAAAGGGAGACATCCTTTATACCATGTACATTCGCCAAACCATTCTCAAAGTCTGCAAGTTCTTAATCATCACTGCCTACAATGCTGCACTAGTTCACAATATTAGCTTTATAGTGCCATGCAGTATCAAGATGGAAGACATGACAGGCTATGACCATTTCTGCTGTAATCACACCAAAGCACATCTGTTCTCTAAGCTAGCCATCTGCTACATCTGCTTTCTTGGATTATATGGCATGACCTGTCTCTATACTCTTTACTGGCTGTTCCATCGGCCACTTAAAGAGTATTCCTTCAAGTATGCACGTGAGGAGACTGGCATCAGTGACATTCCTGATGTCAAGAATGACTTTGCTTTCATGCTCCATCTTATAGACCAGTATGATTCCCTTTACTCCAAGCGGTTTGCTGTTTTCCTCTCAGAAGTCAGCGAATGCAAGCTCACACAGCTCAACCTCAACCATGAGTGGATGGTAGAGAAACTACGGCAGAAGTTGCAGAAGAATCCTCATGGCCGGTTGGAACTTCACCTCTTCATGCTACCTGGGTTACCTGACACTGTCTTTGAACTGACAGAGGTGGAGTCTCTGAAACTGGAGCTCCTCAAAGATGTTACATTCCCAACATCAGTAACTCAGTTGGTCAATCTTCAAGAGCTTTCACTGATCAACTGTCCTGTGAAACTGCCTTTTACTGGTCTTATATTCCTCCGTGAACAGTTGAAGGTTATGAATGTAAAGTTTGATGAGATCAAAGATATACCACTGTGGACTTACAACTTGAGAAGTCTGGAAGAGTTACACATCTCAGGGCTTTTCAGCCAGGAGCTAGGCCGGACAGGAACTCTGGAAAACCTGCGTGAGCTAAAGAACCTGAAGACTCTAATGCTGCATAGCAACATTTCAAAATTGCCCCCCAGTGTGACTGATGTTGCCAGTCATCTGCAGAAGCTAATAATCCGTAATGATGGGACTAAACTAGTGACTCTCAATAATCTGAAGAAGCTCTTCTCTGTGCAAGAAGTACAGCTGATCAACTGCAATCTGGAACGCATCCCCCATGCCGTCTTCAGCCTAGTGAATCTGCAGGAGTTGGATCTTAAAGACAACCAACTACATTCCATTGAGGAGATCATCAGTTTCCAGCACTGCCGCAAGCTAACATCTCTCAAACTTTGGTGCAACCACATCACCACCATCCCTGATCATATTCGCAAACTCAAGACTTTAGAGCGCCTTGACCTCAGCCATAACAACATTGAGAACCTCCCTAACCAACTATTCCAGTGCAATAAACTGCGTTATCTGGATCTTTCCAACAATAACATCCGGGTCATCCCTCCTGGGATGGGAGCCCTATATAACCTtcagcattttgccatttctcacAATTCCTTGGAGGCACTGCCTGATGAACTCTTTTTCTGCAAGAAACTCAAGACTCTCAAAGCAGGATACAACAAACTGCACCGCCTCTCTCAACGTGTGGGCAGTCTGGTTTTGCTGACCACACTAGAGCTGAAAGGGAACCAACTTGAATTCCTGCCCCGGGAAATTGGCATGTGCCGTGCCCTCAAACGTTCTGGTCTGGAGATAGAAAGCACAGTCTACGAGTCATTGCCTTTAGAAATCAGAGAGAAGTTGGAGGAGGAATGA